The following coding sequences are from one Treponema parvum window:
- a CDS encoding 3-dehydroquinate synthase, with product MLSEFTIKYPAINSGTDKTTIKFYEGQADLLELFKKQHSEEKTGESCGASLAERRHIFVTDKTVSSLKSVIPFINSFTNGTSGGDVLLVLEAGEKYKTMESVLKIIKTALDHRLARHDVFVGIGGGVITDVTALAASLFKRGAVVEFVPTTLLAMVDAAVGGKTGCDFENYKNMIGTFYPAKTLYVFPHFLQTLSENEFRSGFAEALKTALLYSPSMYELIKKSGNDILSRKEDVLFTIITECVKAKAAVAESDFTEKNIRMQLNFGHTFGHALETVAGLGKVTHGDAVAWGIGRAACLSSNLKLCTSAYKDEILELLSSFGWETSAVHSSVKNLPDPAQKLIGAMKNDKKNDSSNVRLILQRGIADTVITEVKDGDILKVLSSGK from the coding sequence ATGCTGTCAGAATTTACAATAAAATATCCTGCGATAAATTCCGGAACCGATAAAACGACAATCAAATTTTATGAAGGACAAGCGGATCTTTTAGAGCTTTTTAAAAAGCAACACAGCGAAGAAAAAACAGGCGAATCCTGCGGCGCAAGCCTTGCCGAACGCCGGCATATCTTTGTAACGGACAAGACCGTTTCCTCTCTAAAAAGCGTCATCCCATTTATAAACTCATTTACAAACGGCACATCCGGGGGCGATGTTCTTTTAGTTTTGGAAGCCGGGGAAAAATACAAAACGATGGAAAGCGTGCTTAAGATAATAAAGACGGCGCTTGATCACCGGTTAGCAAGACACGACGTTTTTGTGGGAATAGGCGGCGGCGTCATAACCGATGTAACGGCCTTAGCCGCATCCCTTTTTAAACGCGGAGCGGTCGTAGAATTCGTTCCGACGACGCTTTTGGCAATGGTCGACGCCGCCGTCGGCGGAAAGACAGGCTGCGACTTTGAAAACTATAAAAACATGATCGGCACCTTTTATCCTGCAAAAACTCTTTACGTTTTTCCGCATTTTTTACAAACCTTGAGCGAAAACGAATTCCGATCGGGCTTTGCCGAGGCTCTAAAGACGGCGCTTTTATATTCGCCTTCAATGTACGAACTCATAAAAAAAAGCGGGAACGACATTCTCAGCCGGAAAGAGGACGTGCTTTTTACGATCATCACCGAATGCGTAAAAGCAAAGGCCGCGGTCGCAGAGAGCGATTTTACGGAAAAAAACATCCGCATGCAGCTGAATTTCGGGCATACGTTCGGACACGCGCTTGAAACCGTCGCAGGCTTGGGAAAAGTGACGCACGGCGACGCCGTGGCGTGGGGAATAGGCAGAGCCGCGTGTTTGAGCTCAAACTTGAAACTCTGCACTTCAGCGTATAAAGACGAAATCCTCGAATTATTAAGTTCGTTCGGCTGGGAAACTTCAGCCGTGCACAGTTCCGTTAAAAATTTACCGGATCCCGCACAAAAACTGATCGGCGCAATGAAAAACGACAAAAAAAACGATTCAAGCAACGTGCGCCTCATACTGCAAAGGGGCATAGCGGATACGGTGATTACGGAAGTTAAAGACGGCGACATTCTGAAAGTTCTGTCGTCCGGAAAGTGA
- a CDS encoding cysteine desulfurase family protein, which produces MNRSEILHYFDWAATSPADEDIVKNALEESVRIWGNPSSVHPAGTRAAFFLNAAREKAAAALGVEPSSLYFTSGGTESNHIPMLSMLTRPAPATILISSLEHPAVREQAFALKNLGWKIITIPADLNGLITPEAVESCLTDDTVLVCVMAVNNETGAVQPVIEIAQKLSEFYKGKRRPKFHVDCVQAAGKIKMPLLGGGIDSAAFSAHKICGPRGIGILYSANEFTPFLRGGGQEKNIRPGTENLFGAKAVADCFERYCISDKNPKMQERLELQIKWTGALIQNFSTLKNCIILPHSRQETQNEKNFSPWILQAAFKGIPGQVMVRALGAKGFYISTGSACSAKKRSRPVLEAMHVSAEERESAVRFSFGFSTTEKAMRELFEEVKNICREFTVF; this is translated from the coding sequence ATGAACAGATCGGAAATATTGCATTATTTTGATTGGGCCGCCACTTCGCCTGCCGACGAAGACATCGTTAAAAACGCTCTGGAAGAATCCGTTCGCATTTGGGGCAACCCTTCGAGCGTCCATCCGGCAGGAACGCGCGCGGCTTTTTTTTTAAATGCCGCAAGGGAAAAAGCCGCGGCCGCTTTGGGAGTAGAGCCTTCTTCCCTGTATTTTACTTCAGGGGGGACCGAAAGCAATCACATACCCATGCTTTCCATGCTGACTCGTCCGGCGCCGGCAACGATTTTGATAAGCTCTCTGGAACATCCCGCCGTTCGCGAACAAGCTTTTGCGCTTAAAAACCTCGGTTGGAAGATCATAACAATACCTGCGGATTTAAACGGGCTAATCACACCCGAAGCGGTTGAAAGCTGTCTGACCGACGATACGGTTTTAGTTTGTGTGATGGCGGTAAACAACGAAACGGGAGCCGTACAGCCGGTTATTGAAATCGCCCAAAAACTTTCCGAATTTTACAAAGGAAAACGCCGGCCCAAATTCCACGTCGACTGCGTGCAAGCCGCAGGTAAGATCAAGATGCCGCTTTTAGGCGGAGGCATAGACAGCGCAGCCTTCAGCGCGCATAAAATTTGCGGCCCCAGAGGAATCGGAATATTGTATTCGGCAAATGAATTTACGCCTTTTTTGCGCGGAGGCGGACAAGAAAAAAACATCCGTCCCGGAACGGAAAACCTCTTCGGAGCAAAGGCCGTCGCGGACTGCTTTGAACGCTACTGTATTTCAGATAAAAATCCGAAGATGCAGGAACGGCTCGAACTTCAAATAAAGTGGACAGGGGCATTGATTCAAAATTTTTCGACGCTGAAAAACTGCATAATACTGCCGCACTCCAGGCAAGAAACGCAAAACGAAAAGAATTTTTCTCCGTGGATATTACAGGCGGCATTTAAAGGGATTCCCGGGCAAGTGATGGTGAGAGCGCTAGGTGCAAAGGGCTTTTACATTTCTACGGGCAGCGCTTGCTCGGCAAAAAAGCGCTCGCGTCCCGTATTGGAAGCGATGCACGTGAGCGCGGAAGAAAGAGAATCTGCCGTCCGTTTCAGTTTCGGCTTTTCCACTACGGAAAAAGCGATGCGGGAGCTTTTTGAAGAAGTAAAAAACATATGCAGGGAATTCACCGTGTTTTAA
- a CDS encoding OmpH family outer membrane protein gives MNKTIRYFFICLFFILPHAFAQQQITRFGVVDTSRVYQSYFRNSTAVRNYESKKAQFQEEINKRTLELQNLQAQKLEYEKNDNQSAALRIESEIVKKTDFLNEYTNAKNIELETIKNSLQRSDSFYQKLYATLSHIAESEGYSMILSLQQANAILWYSPSVDITDQVIRELGL, from the coding sequence ATGAATAAGACAATTCGCTATTTTTTTATATGTTTGTTTTTTATCCTTCCGCATGCCTTTGCCCAGCAGCAGATAACCCGTTTCGGCGTCGTAGATACGTCTCGCGTATATCAATCGTATTTTAGAAATTCTACGGCAGTGCGAAATTACGAATCCAAAAAGGCTCAGTTTCAGGAAGAGATCAATAAAAGAACTCTGGAGCTGCAGAATCTTCAGGCGCAAAAGCTGGAATATGAAAAAAACGACAATCAGTCGGCGGCGCTCCGCATTGAAAGCGAAATCGTAAAAAAAACCGATTTTTTAAACGAGTACACGAACGCCAAGAATATAGAACTTGAAACCATAAAAAATTCCCTTCAAAGATCCGATTCTTTTTACCAAAAACTGTATGCGACGCTTTCGCACATTGCAGAATCGGAAGGCTACAGCATGATCTTAAGTCTTCAGCAGGCTAACGCCATCCTTTGGTACAGCCCTTCGGTAGACATTACCGATCAGGTGATAAGAGAACTGGGACTTTAG
- a CDS encoding ComF family protein, which produces MLLPLCRECRMRFFDYVSLTSGRRCRICGKELISENGTCLSCREKNAASHIFRIYPLFSYRLWNKAVLFEWKTMNVRVLSPFLASVVHKAVCEIEGERDGSPIPIVPVPPRPNKIKVKGWDQIDELCRFLNGFYSHKIMPLLARNSVQQQKKLGRLQRFESIKSAYSCAPKKELDKLLSRGIPEEVILLDDVMTTGATAEKCAALLQEIGIYKVHVLTLFTVDG; this is translated from the coding sequence ATGCTCCTGCCTTTATGCCGCGAGTGCCGCATGCGCTTTTTCGACTATGTTTCGCTTACGAGCGGCCGGCGCTGCCGAATCTGCGGTAAAGAACTCATTTCCGAAAACGGGACATGCCTTTCGTGCCGTGAAAAGAACGCTGCGTCGCATATTTTTCGCATTTATCCGTTATTTTCTTACCGTCTGTGGAATAAGGCGGTTTTATTTGAATGGAAGACGATGAATGTACGCGTGCTTTCGCCGTTTTTAGCTTCCGTCGTCCATAAAGCGGTATGTGAAATTGAAGGCGAAAGAGATGGAAGTCCGATCCCGATAGTACCGGTTCCGCCGCGTCCCAATAAAATAAAGGTAAAAGGATGGGATCAAATTGACGAATTGTGCCGTTTTTTAAACGGGTTTTATTCTCATAAAATCATGCCGCTTTTAGCCAGAAATTCCGTGCAGCAGCAGAAAAAGCTGGGGCGGCTTCAGCGTTTTGAGAGTATAAAAAGCGCGTATTCTTGCGCGCCCAAAAAAGAGCTTGATAAATTATTGAGCAGAGGAATTCCCGAAGAGGTGATTCTTTTGGACGACGTCATGACAACCGGAGCTACCGCCGAAAAATGCGCCGCACTTTTACAGGAGATCGGAATATATAAAGTGCATGTTCTTACGTTGTTTACTGTAGACGGATAG
- a CDS encoding AEC family transporter, protein MESFVFSMNAVLPLVCLTALGYALRQSNFFNDDFIKAGNKFVFTVCLPCLMFVNIYNIQKMDSAYYKVMLFASVSILALIAIGTLFCVFFVQDPKQKGVMAQTFFRSNFAIIGIPLARSIFGDEGGAMGAVILACSIPLFNISSVFLLTVFLKEEQKRISVRSILYKILKNPLIDGIFFGGLMLVLRPYVNGWTLKNGEIRFVYRIIEELAKAASPFSLVILGGQFQISAVKRLFSKIAFAVFVRLVAVPVAGLWAAHLIFPDFKGPEYAALLALFGCPIAVASAIMANQMNNDGELAGQILVWTTFFSGLTLFCFISFFRFKGIF, encoded by the coding sequence ATGGAATCATTTGTTTTTTCGATGAATGCGGTTTTGCCGCTCGTGTGTCTTACAGCTTTAGGGTATGCGCTGCGGCAAAGCAATTTTTTTAACGATGATTTTATAAAAGCGGGCAATAAATTCGTATTTACAGTATGCCTTCCGTGCTTAATGTTCGTAAATATTTATAACATTCAAAAAATGGATTCCGCTTATTATAAAGTGATGCTTTTTGCGTCGGTTTCCATACTTGCCCTTATAGCAATTGGGACTTTGTTTTGCGTGTTCTTTGTGCAAGACCCCAAACAAAAAGGCGTCATGGCGCAGACCTTTTTTCGTTCCAATTTTGCGATCATCGGAATTCCTCTCGCTCGCTCTATTTTCGGCGACGAAGGCGGGGCAATGGGAGCGGTGATCCTTGCGTGTTCCATACCGCTTTTCAATATTTCTTCCGTGTTTTTGCTTACCGTATTTTTAAAAGAGGAACAGAAAAGAATTTCCGTAAGATCGATTCTTTATAAAATATTAAAAAATCCGCTCATAGACGGAATTTTTTTCGGCGGTCTCATGTTAGTGTTAAGACCGTATGTGAACGGGTGGACGCTTAAAAACGGCGAAATCCGTTTTGTATATAGGATCATAGAAGAGCTTGCAAAGGCGGCTTCTCCTTTTTCGCTTGTGATTTTGGGCGGCCAATTTCAAATTTCGGCTGTAAAAAGGCTTTTTTCAAAGATCGCGTTTGCAGTTTTTGTACGCCTCGTCGCGGTTCCCGTAGCGGGGCTTTGGGCGGCTCATCTTATCTTTCCGGATTTTAAAGGACCGGAATACGCAGCGCTGCTTGCGCTTTTCGGCTGTCCGATCGCAGTTGCTAGCGCCATAATGGCTAATCAGATGAATAACGACGGGGAACTTGCAGGTCAGATCCTTGTTTGGACTACGTTTTTTTCAGGGCTTACGCTTTTTTGCTTTATAAGCTTTTTCCGCTTTAAAGGAATTTTTTAA
- the mutS gene encoding DNA mismatch repair protein MutS: MATDSQMTPLMAQYVSIKEKHKEDVLFFRLGDFYEMFFEDAVEISRLLNLTLTHRQGTPMCGVPYHAAKIYIARLLRLGKKIVICEQVGEISHGKGLTERKVVEIITPGTAVESEYLNGYTNNYLAALSVSRGKVGFAYIDVTTSDFCATSWPSSVTADNFSKELGRCNPREILLPLSLKNNQEIQAPIAAMPGISVTYYPDWHFSFELSYKKLVSQFKTANLQPFALNENSPEIPPAGFLLDYLEKTTNTSIPHISSIRIYHDSDYVIIDDSSRRNLEIVSNLRDGSSRYTLLECVNYTVTAMGGRMMRAWLLSPLTDCKKISARQTHIDFFVKNRGLLAKIRENLSSVLDIERLAGRIAMDRAHAKDLQALKASLASWLLVRESLLQQDFAQIPSEQAQEIIDMVQNAIADDPATSLTEGGIIKDGWSEELDRWRRINGNFNEILEKYLEEEKKQTGISTLKIKYNNSIGYCLEVTRGKLGAVPEHFIMRRSLLNADRYTTTRLQELEKELTQAETRINELERDLFIEIRNKLKNFVPYLLKTSHEIAYTDVTSSLAHAAILQNWVRPEIDDSVAFFVQGGRHPVVERHLPTGEFVPNDLALFTEAQTEKETSFALITGPNMAGKSTYLRQNALIALLAQIGSFVPAQKAHMGVVDRIFCRVGASDNLARGESTFLVEMTETAHILRSTTLKSFVIMDEVGRGTSTEDGLSIAWAVAEYLLDVLKCKTLFATHYHELTRMEHPALSLLCMEVSEQSGSVVFMRKIKQGASENSYGIHVARLAGVPQDVIDRANEILAHIQSVASSRPLLTSSHEIPVLEKKEEKIKSISPGLFSDEEMILDEILSCDTDEMTPLSALQNIARWKKSLSGR, from the coding sequence ATGGCAACGGATTCTCAAATGACGCCGTTAATGGCACAGTATGTTTCGATAAAAGAAAAACACAAAGAAGACGTTCTCTTTTTCAGGCTGGGCGATTTTTACGAGATGTTTTTTGAAGACGCGGTGGAAATTTCGCGACTTTTAAATCTCACGCTTACGCACCGGCAAGGCACTCCTATGTGCGGCGTTCCTTATCACGCCGCAAAGATCTACATAGCAAGGCTTTTGCGGCTCGGAAAAAAAATTGTGATATGCGAGCAGGTGGGTGAAATTTCTCACGGAAAAGGACTTACCGAACGCAAGGTTGTGGAGATAATTACTCCCGGCACCGCCGTAGAATCCGAATACCTTAACGGATACACCAATAATTACCTCGCTGCTCTGTCCGTCAGCCGCGGCAAAGTGGGATTCGCCTACATAGACGTTACAACGTCGGATTTTTGCGCAACTTCTTGGCCTTCTTCCGTTACGGCCGACAATTTTTCCAAGGAATTGGGACGCTGCAATCCCAGAGAAATTCTTCTTCCGCTGTCGCTGAAAAACAACCAGGAAATTCAAGCGCCCATTGCTGCTATGCCCGGAATATCCGTAACCTACTATCCGGACTGGCATTTTTCTTTTGAGCTTTCATATAAAAAGCTTGTTTCGCAATTTAAAACCGCAAACCTGCAGCCTTTCGCATTGAATGAAAATTCGCCTGAAATTCCGCCTGCGGGTTTTTTGCTCGATTACCTTGAAAAGACTACCAACACGAGCATACCTCACATAAGTTCCATAAGAATTTATCACGACAGCGATTATGTAATTATAGACGATTCTTCGAGGCGCAATCTTGAAATAGTATCGAATTTGCGCGACGGGAGCAGCCGGTATACGCTTTTGGAATGTGTAAATTATACCGTAACCGCTATGGGCGGCAGAATGATGAGAGCTTGGCTTTTGTCGCCTCTTACCGACTGCAAAAAAATATCCGCCCGTCAAACGCACATTGATTTTTTTGTAAAAAACAGGGGTTTGCTCGCTAAGATAAGAGAAAATCTTTCTTCGGTTCTGGACATAGAGCGCCTTGCCGGGCGAATAGCGATGGACAGAGCGCACGCAAAGGATCTGCAGGCGCTGAAGGCGAGCCTTGCATCGTGGCTTTTAGTGCGGGAATCCTTGTTGCAGCAGGACTTCGCGCAAATCCCTTCCGAACAGGCGCAGGAGATCATAGATATGGTGCAAAATGCCATAGCCGACGATCCTGCGACGTCTTTAACCGAAGGCGGAATAATAAAAGACGGGTGGTCTGAAGAACTTGACCGATGGCGCCGTATAAACGGAAATTTTAACGAAATACTTGAAAAATATCTTGAGGAAGAAAAAAAACAGACGGGAATTTCCACTCTTAAAATAAAATACAACAACAGTATCGGATATTGTCTTGAAGTTACCAGAGGAAAATTGGGCGCCGTTCCAGAGCATTTTATAATGAGGCGCTCACTTTTAAATGCCGATCGTTATACGACGACAAGACTTCAAGAGCTTGAAAAAGAACTTACGCAGGCGGAAACAAGGATAAACGAGCTTGAACGCGACCTGTTTATCGAAATCCGAAATAAATTAAAAAACTTTGTTCCGTATCTTTTAAAAACATCGCATGAAATCGCATATACCGACGTTACTTCATCGCTGGCTCACGCGGCGATATTGCAGAACTGGGTTAGGCCTGAAATTGACGACAGCGTAGCCTTTTTTGTGCAGGGCGGGCGGCATCCTGTAGTAGAGCGGCATCTGCCTACGGGCGAATTCGTTCCCAACGATTTGGCTCTTTTTACCGAAGCGCAGACGGAAAAAGAAACTTCTTTTGCACTTATAACAGGGCCCAACATGGCGGGAAAGAGCACATATCTGCGTCAAAACGCACTCATTGCGCTTTTGGCTCAAATCGGTTCGTTTGTTCCGGCACAAAAAGCGCATATGGGCGTTGTCGACCGCATATTTTGCCGCGTAGGCGCCAGCGACAATCTTGCACGCGGAGAATCTACGTTTCTCGTTGAAATGACCGAGACCGCCCACATATTGAGATCCACAACTTTAAAGTCCTTTGTGATTATGGATGAAGTAGGCCGAGGAACGTCCACTGAAGATGGGCTTTCCATTGCGTGGGCCGTCGCGGAATATCTGCTTGATGTTCTTAAATGCAAAACTCTTTTTGCAACCCATTATCATGAACTTACGCGCATGGAGCATCCGGCGCTGAGCCTTTTATGTATGGAAGTTTCCGAGCAAAGCGGATCCGTCGTGTTTATGAGAAAAATAAAACAAGGCGCTTCCGAAAATTCTTACGGAATCCACGTCGCCCGCCTTGCCGGTGTTCCCCAAGATGTGATAGACAGGGCTAACGAGATACTCGCTCACATCCAGTCTGTGGCGTCTTCCCGCCCGTTGCTAACTTCGTCTCATGAAATACCGGTACTTGAAAAAAAAGAAGAAAAAATCAAGTCTATTTCGCCCGGTCTTTTCAGCGACGAAGAGATGATATTGGATGAAATCCTTTCCTGCGATACGGACGAAATGACGCCTCTGTCCGCTCTTCAAAATATCGCCCGCTGGAAAAAATCTTTGTCCGGCCGCTAA
- the bamA gene encoding outer membrane protein assembly factor BamA — MRSMRRPLLYIFFAAVLCSCLSVWAQENSGEQPDPDNWYLGKNITSITFEGLKNVRKVELDGIISSFINKPFNDELFGNLLDRLYAVDFFDDISPTAHRDPKKEDGVRLVFTVEEKPVVSRIVFSGNNKIRNGELRDAIALKTDDIFVLSKVLVDERAIRNKYLEKGYLDIKVTSKTTETDGGIVVTFYIEEGYNTVVTDIKFSGNRIISSKTLTSRLKMKKKGLFRKGAFEESQLETDKQEIVKYYKDSGYINASVIDVIRETTKNEEKKCDELTLTFVIQEGAQYTFGGMSFAGNTIFPLEQIESLVKLKKGDIFNQTKFQESVMAVADLYYENGYTSNKFDPAITQDADSRVVSVMLNIEENARSHVENIIVRGNTKTKEEIILREIPIESGDVFSKAKVTTGLRNLYNLQYFSGVVPDVTPGSEENLVNLVVSVEEQSTTSIEFGLTFSGVTDPDDLPFALFLKWQDSNIRGTGKSISASTTLATDEQSVTVGFDENWLFGKPISFSEALTFSHANLNALRSVVMADGTVNTNDYYLSYEQWNISLNTGFGRRWTPDWAIIALSGGLTNRLINNVYDEDLYRPLDSAISNYANEWGLKNAVWAAFSLDDRDINWDPSKGWFFSQRFSWYGLTPFETEFYLQSATKGEFYFTLWNLPVTETWSWKMVLAGYSGLTMQVPAYNSFVSRTSQLYIDGMFTGRGWTNIYNSLRGRALWTSYLELRMPVVRGVLAIDGFLDAAVVKDSPYELFNDLNINDFYFSTGPGLRFSIQQFPLRLLFASKFRHNDERGFYWDDIWRFVLSFNIINK, encoded by the coding sequence ATGCGTTCGATGCGCCGTCCGCTGCTCTATATATTTTTTGCCGCCGTTTTGTGTTCGTGTTTAAGCGTTTGGGCGCAGGAAAATTCAGGCGAACAGCCGGATCCCGACAATTGGTATTTGGGTAAAAACATAACTTCGATCACTTTTGAAGGACTTAAAAATGTAAGAAAGGTAGAACTTGACGGAATCATTTCAAGTTTTATAAATAAACCTTTTAACGACGAACTTTTCGGAAACCTGTTGGACAGATTATATGCTGTCGATTTTTTCGACGATATTTCTCCTACCGCGCATCGCGATCCAAAAAAAGAAGACGGCGTAAGGCTTGTTTTTACCGTAGAAGAAAAGCCTGTGGTTTCGCGTATAGTTTTTTCAGGCAACAATAAGATCCGGAACGGAGAATTGCGGGATGCTATCGCTCTTAAAACCGACGATATTTTCGTCTTGAGCAAGGTTCTTGTGGACGAACGCGCCATACGCAATAAGTATTTGGAAAAAGGTTACCTCGATATAAAAGTGACTTCCAAGACGACGGAAACCGACGGCGGAATTGTCGTAACTTTTTATATCGAAGAAGGGTACAACACCGTAGTTACTGATATAAAATTTTCCGGCAACAGGATAATTTCGTCAAAAACGCTTACTAGCCGTCTTAAAATGAAAAAAAAAGGCTTGTTCAGAAAGGGCGCTTTTGAAGAATCTCAGCTTGAAACCGACAAGCAGGAGATAGTTAAATATTACAAAGATTCGGGCTACATAAACGCAAGCGTAATCGACGTAATACGCGAAACAACTAAAAACGAAGAAAAAAAATGCGATGAACTCACATTGACCTTTGTAATTCAGGAAGGCGCTCAGTACACGTTCGGCGGAATGTCGTTTGCCGGCAATACTATTTTTCCCTTAGAACAGATTGAAAGTCTTGTAAAACTTAAAAAAGGCGATATTTTCAATCAGACGAAATTTCAAGAAAGCGTTATGGCCGTTGCCGATCTGTATTACGAAAACGGCTATACGTCGAATAAATTTGACCCGGCAATCACACAAGATGCGGATTCCCGCGTAGTTTCGGTAATGCTGAATATCGAAGAAAATGCGAGGAGCCATGTTGAAAACATCATCGTGCGTGGAAATACTAAAACTAAAGAAGAAATAATCCTGCGCGAAATTCCCATAGAGTCGGGGGACGTCTTTTCAAAGGCCAAGGTTACGACGGGATTGCGCAACCTGTATAATCTTCAGTATTTTTCGGGAGTAGTGCCCGACGTTACTCCCGGATCCGAAGAAAATCTTGTCAATTTGGTCGTCTCTGTGGAAGAGCAGTCCACCACAAGCATAGAATTCGGCCTTACGTTTTCAGGCGTCACCGATCCCGACGATCTTCCGTTCGCTCTGTTTTTAAAATGGCAGGATTCCAATATACGCGGAACCGGTAAGTCTATTTCCGCCAGCACTACGCTCGCTACCGACGAGCAGTCCGTTACTGTAGGTTTTGACGAAAACTGGCTTTTCGGAAAACCGATTTCATTTTCCGAAGCGCTGACGTTTTCACACGCGAATCTCAATGCGCTCAGAAGCGTCGTCATGGCCGACGGAACGGTAAACACCAACGATTACTATTTAAGCTATGAGCAATGGAATATCTCTTTGAACACTGGGTTTGGCCGCAGGTGGACGCCTGACTGGGCTATCATAGCTTTGTCGGGAGGACTTACCAACCGATTGATAAACAATGTCTATGACGAAGACTTATACAGACCGCTTGACAGCGCGATAAGCAATTACGCCAACGAATGGGGACTGAAAAACGCAGTCTGGGCGGCTTTTTCATTGGATGACCGCGACATAAACTGGGATCCTTCCAAGGGATGGTTTTTTAGCCAAAGATTTTCATGGTACGGATTGACTCCGTTTGAAACGGAATTTTACTTACAGAGCGCTACTAAAGGCGAATTTTATTTTACTCTGTGGAATTTGCCGGTTACCGAAACATGGAGCTGGAAAATGGTTTTGGCGGGATATTCCGGACTCACAATGCAGGTGCCCGCGTATAATTCTTTTGTAAGCCGCACGAGCCAGCTTTACATAGACGGTATGTTTACGGGGCGCGGATGGACGAATATTTATAATTCCCTTCGGGGACGCGCTTTGTGGACAAGCTACCTTGAATTGCGCATGCCCGTAGTTCGCGGAGTTTTGGCTATCGACGGCTTTCTCGATGCGGCCGTCGTAAAAGACAGTCCCTACGAGCTGTTTAACGATCTTAACATAAACGATTTTTATTTCAGCACCGGGCCGGGACTTCGCTTTTCAATTCAGCAATTTCCGCTGCGTCTGTTGTTTGCAAGCAAATTCAGGCATAACGATGAAAGAGGTTTTTATTGGGACGACATCTGGCGGTTCGTTTTGTCGTTTAACATCATAAATAAGTGA
- a CDS encoding chemotaxis protein CheW — translation MADSDTNIQLVTFQLGEELYGVDIMGVKEIVKIQEIRPIPNAPYYVEGILNLRKQIIPIINLHKRFRLQPSGAKDGSGTDFEGGFIILSIEGNNIGIIIDRIARVIMVDLAEIKPPPQLLSGIGSEYIRGVIRNEDSGYVIVLDINRLFDPKELQKIIEFK, via the coding sequence ATGGCTGACAGCGATACAAATATTCAATTGGTTACTTTTCAACTGGGCGAAGAACTGTACGGCGTAGATATTATGGGCGTTAAAGAGATCGTAAAGATACAGGAAATTCGTCCCATTCCTAACGCTCCGTATTATGTTGAAGGAATCTTAAATCTGCGTAAACAGATTATCCCGATAATCAATCTGCACAAGCGTTTTCGCTTGCAGCCGTCCGGCGCTAAAGACGGCAGCGGTACGGATTTCGAAGGCGGTTTTATAATTCTCAGCATTGAGGGTAATAATATCGGCATAATTATCGATCGCATAGCGCGCGTGATTATGGTGGATCTCGCCGAAATAAAGCCGCCGCCCCAATTGCTTTCAGGCATAGGTTCGGAATATATCCGCGGCGTCATAAGAAACGAAGACAGCGGTTACGTTATCGTGCTTGACATAAACCGCTTGTTTGATCCTAAAGAATTGCAAAAGATAATCGAATTTAAATAA
- the tmk gene encoding dTMP kinase, with product MVLKNFIAFEGIDGSGTSTQLKILSERPEHEKFFITAEPTSSPTGVFLRRILKGELTVEPRTAAFLFAADRNEHINGAKGIQEQIAQGKIAISDRYTFSSLAYQSVSCGWDLPYKLNEDFPLPQILFFFEISPGVALKRIKNRDFIEIYEKSEYLEETAKAYEKVVSFYEKNGECGKNGRMKIIRLNAEDAVEKTAEIIWSYMAELPIFKE from the coding sequence ATGGTATTAAAAAATTTTATAGCGTTTGAGGGCATCGACGGCTCGGGAACATCCACGCAGCTTAAAATTTTATCGGAAAGACCGGAGCATGAAAAATTCTTTATAACTGCGGAACCCACGTCGTCGCCGACAGGTGTTTTTTTGCGCCGCATACTCAAGGGCGAATTGACGGTGGAACCGCGCACCGCCGCGTTTCTTTTTGCCGCAGACAGAAACGAACACATAAACGGCGCTAAAGGGATTCAAGAACAGATCGCCCAAGGCAAAATTGCAATAAGCGACAGATATACGTTTTCAAGCCTTGCCTATCAGTCCGTAAGCTGCGGCTGGGACCTGCCCTATAAATTAAATGAAGATTTTCCGCTTCCGCAAATACTTTTCTTTTTTGAAATTTCGCCGGGCGTCGCATTAAAACGCATAAAAAATCGGGATTTTATCGAAATATACGAAAAAAGCGAATATCTTGAAGAGACGGCGAAAGCATACGAAAAAGTGGTGTCTTTCTACGAAAAAAACGGCGAATGCGGTAAAAACGGACGGATGAAAATCATCCGTTTGAACGCCGAAGACGCGGTTGAAAAAACGGCCGAAATAATCTGGAGTTACATGGCAGAGCTTCCGATATTTAAAGAGTGA